In one Streptomyces sp. R33 genomic region, the following are encoded:
- a CDS encoding dsDNA nuclease domain-containing protein, with amino-acid sequence MTLPADGGRRSRRGFLYQDAVTLLDCLDMLDGHWTEVSWEDLEDILCYRGDVPFYRQVKTVEGPGKRHSIADVCRPDMSKKEGNRTAESSYLGKLFMGKPLPEGTRFALIVNETPFADLYPFACERGGKREPVSSATHTKVVGKLAGLSLRDGRDVGWCVDRLDVLITARTTEHVESEAHRRLVPLIKDYLGQEPLVTEVDEVLSGLAQYIARSAAELSPRSHTAEDFRAILDGCIRKVTGLRSDGSTERLMTLQQKLRPAGVLEAEAERQHEAMLAFRQAQRSTVGLGRQRLAAFADKVYAICQLTSARRRGGSIATGQLAYAAILEAIVQLPEVQSGEVDFSQAVAVLSDITARCQNRYEDAS; translated from the coding sequence GTGACGCTACCTGCTGATGGGGGGCGCCGGAGTCGGCGCGGCTTCCTCTACCAAGACGCGGTGACCCTGCTGGACTGTCTTGACATGCTGGATGGCCACTGGACGGAAGTCTCCTGGGAGGATTTGGAAGACATCCTCTGCTATCGGGGGGACGTGCCTTTCTACCGTCAGGTGAAGACGGTAGAAGGTCCCGGAAAGCGCCACAGCATCGCCGACGTCTGCCGTCCCGACATGTCCAAGAAGGAAGGGAACAGAACAGCGGAGTCGAGCTACCTCGGCAAGCTGTTCATGGGAAAGCCGCTCCCCGAGGGCACGCGGTTCGCCCTCATCGTCAACGAGACGCCCTTCGCGGACCTGTACCCCTTCGCCTGCGAGCGCGGCGGCAAGCGTGAGCCAGTGAGTAGTGCGACCCACACCAAAGTGGTGGGGAAGCTCGCGGGGCTGAGTCTGCGTGACGGTCGGGACGTCGGATGGTGCGTCGACCGCCTGGATGTCCTCATCACAGCCCGCACAACGGAGCACGTCGAAAGCGAGGCACACCGGCGCTTGGTCCCGCTGATCAAGGACTACCTCGGGCAGGAACCCCTGGTCACTGAGGTCGACGAGGTACTGAGCGGGCTGGCCCAGTACATCGCGCGAAGCGCAGCCGAGCTGAGTCCGCGAAGTCACACTGCTGAGGACTTCCGAGCCATCCTGGACGGCTGCATCCGCAAGGTCACCGGCTTGCGCAGTGACGGCTCCACCGAGCGTCTGATGACTCTCCAACAGAAGCTCCGTCCCGCCGGCGTACTTGAGGCCGAAGCCGAGCGCCAGCATGAGGCGATGCTCGCCTTCCGCCAGGCCCAGCGCAGCACCGTAGGACTTGGCCGTCAACGCCTCGCCGCCTTCGCAGACAAGGTCTACGCCATCTGTCAGCTGACTTCGGCCCGTAGGCGTGGCGGCTCCATCGCCACTGGTCAGCTGGCATACGCAGCCATCCTGGAGGCGATCGTCCAGCTTCCCGAGGTGCAGTCCGGGGAAGTGGACTTCAG
- a CDS encoding aldo/keto reductase: MIQVITKVASRCNLNKIAREPVANGFLAGAHREDETYGPGDIRSSFSTGQRRLRIRLAASLQPPEPVAPGGPTSAQLALRYVLDEPRVTTAVVGLKTAAQVEECFSALELGSYWEHRGALGGGE, from the coding sequence GTGATCCAAGTGATCACCAAAGTCGCTTCGCGCTGCAACCTCAACAAGATCGCCCGCGAGCCGGTGGCCAACGGCTTCCTCGCGGGCGCCCATCGCGAGGACGAAACCTACGGCCCGGGCGACATCCGAAGCTCCTTCTCGACCGGGCAGCGGCGGCTGCGGATCCGGCTGGCGGCGTCGCTACAACCGCCGGAGCCCGTCGCCCCCGGCGGACCGACGTCCGCGCAGCTGGCGCTGCGCTACGTCCTAGATGAGCCGCGCGTGACCACGGCGGTCGTGGGACTCAAGACGGCCGCGCAGGTCGAAGAATGCTTCAGCGCATTGGAGCTCGGGTCGTACTGGGAGCATCGCGGTGCGCTCGGGGGCGGCGAGTGA
- a CDS encoding class I SAM-dependent methyltransferase, with translation MTGATDAAGGWPFWAPLGDEEIADALALAGLRPGERFLDLGCGDGRVMVAALDAGAHASGYEVDGALAARARERLAGAGGRARVIERSFFDAPLDAEVVFAYLSPAMLQRLRPQLELLPSASRVVTAWFDVPGWAPPTARRRNVRCYTATSVVSTSAPVPAAAGWSSPGLLCVLPTAGKILATTSLAHPRGPVAIAVDDALSDLVAITAGADAVVGDLATIAVDLVLAPHSFGAAVTGTLHAPAAGTCELFCLTSTTSPPGSWPIGAARCARLRALFRALDSYP, from the coding sequence GTGACGGGCGCGACGGATGCGGCCGGGGGTTGGCCGTTTTGGGCACCGCTCGGCGACGAAGAGATCGCCGACGCGCTCGCGCTCGCCGGTCTGCGGCCCGGCGAGCGCTTCCTCGACCTCGGCTGCGGCGATGGCCGCGTGATGGTGGCGGCGCTCGACGCAGGCGCTCACGCCTCGGGCTACGAGGTCGACGGCGCTTTGGCCGCACGGGCGCGGGAGCGGCTCGCAGGCGCTGGCGGTCGTGCTCGCGTGATCGAGCGGAGCTTCTTCGACGCACCGCTCGATGCCGAAGTGGTCTTCGCCTACCTCTCGCCAGCGATGCTCCAGCGTCTGCGCCCGCAGCTCGAGCTCCTGCCCTCGGCCAGCCGCGTCGTCACGGCGTGGTTCGACGTACCGGGCTGGGCGCCGCCCACAGCCCGCCGGCGCAACGTCCGGTGCTACACGGCAACGTCGGTCGTCTCCACATCTGCCCCGGTCCCCGCCGCCGCCGGCTGGTCATCGCCCGGCCTGCTCTGCGTACTTCCGACCGCGGGCAAGATCCTCGCCACCACGAGTCTCGCTCACCCGCGGGGCCCGGTCGCTATCGCAGTCGATGACGCTCTCAGCGATCTAGTCGCAATCACAGCCGGTGCCGACGCCGTCGTCGGTGATCTTGCGACGATCGCCGTCGATCTCGTACTCGCACCCCACTCCTTTGGCGCGGCAGTCACTGGCACACTCCACGCTCCCGCAGCAGGCACCTGCGAGCTCTTTTGCTTAACCTCCACCACGTCCCCACCCGGCTCCTGGCCCATCGGTGCCGCACGCTGCGCCCGGCTGCGGGCGCTGTTCCGGGCCCTGGACTCCTATCCGTGA
- a CDS encoding radical SAM protein yields the protein MTDPAAPVSIRPFGLYVLKVASRCNLNCSYCYVYHKADMSWRQKPALMSEQTYEAALGRILRHCRAARQRSVRLSFHGGEPMLLGARRFDSFCARAREVLADVADVELSIQTNGTKIDANWIEVFVRHNVRVGVSLDGLEADHDRYRVDHRGRGSYQKIMRGLQYLRAAGIPWGILAVIQPGVDPLPIHREFATLSPQSISYLWPDYTHDTIGNLRERFGPTPAADFIVPLYDEWLSSYPTGPHIQDFWNVTRLVLGGDSVVETFGNAPSNYAFVEADGEIEGLDVLKICEEGMGKTGLNVLRSDFSELGASRSFAARVIMDGLPLPIACRVCPEQLTCAGGYLPHRYSRQNSFDNPSVWCADILEFFRHVRSTLGISPAETDRRRAALARRVRQDSSVGAKP from the coding sequence ATGACTGACCCTGCCGCGCCAGTATCAATCAGGCCTTTTGGTCTGTATGTACTCAAGGTTGCGTCGCGCTGCAATCTGAACTGCAGCTATTGTTACGTATACCACAAAGCAGATATGAGCTGGAGGCAGAAACCGGCGCTGATGTCCGAACAGACCTACGAGGCTGCTCTAGGACGCATTCTTCGACACTGCAGGGCTGCGCGCCAACGCTCAGTCAGGCTCTCCTTCCACGGGGGGGAGCCGATGCTGCTAGGGGCTCGGCGTTTCGATAGTTTTTGTGCCCGTGCTCGTGAAGTTCTCGCCGACGTTGCCGATGTCGAGCTCTCGATTCAGACCAACGGTACGAAGATCGATGCGAATTGGATCGAGGTTTTCGTCCGCCACAATGTCCGAGTCGGAGTAAGTCTGGACGGGTTGGAGGCGGATCATGATCGATACAGGGTAGACCACCGGGGACGCGGGTCTTATCAGAAGATCATGCGAGGGCTGCAATATCTCCGGGCGGCGGGTATTCCCTGGGGCATCTTGGCGGTAATTCAACCGGGAGTTGATCCGCTTCCCATCCACCGCGAGTTCGCGACATTGAGCCCGCAGAGCATCAGCTACCTTTGGCCTGACTATACGCACGACACGATTGGGAATCTGCGCGAGCGCTTTGGTCCAACACCGGCAGCAGACTTCATTGTTCCACTATACGATGAGTGGTTGTCTTCCTACCCTACTGGTCCCCACATCCAAGACTTTTGGAACGTTACCAGACTCGTTTTGGGTGGCGACAGCGTGGTGGAGACATTCGGAAATGCCCCCTCCAACTATGCCTTTGTCGAGGCTGATGGCGAGATCGAGGGGTTGGATGTGCTCAAGATCTGCGAAGAGGGCATGGGGAAGACAGGACTCAACGTGTTGCGTTCCGACTTCAGTGAACTCGGCGCATCTCGGTCCTTCGCCGCTCGTGTGATCATGGACGGTCTTCCCCTTCCAATTGCTTGCCGAGTATGCCCCGAGCAGCTCACGTGCGCTGGTGGCTACCTACCGCATCGTTACTCGCGCCAAAATTCTTTTGATAATCCAAGTGTATGGTGTGCAGACATTCTGGAGTTCTTCAGGCACGTCCGGTCGACGCTCGGCATTTCGCCGGCTGAGACAGATAGGCGGCGGGCCGCCCTCGCACGGCGTGTGCGCCAGGATAGCTCCGTCGGGGCTAAGCCGTGA
- a CDS encoding HEXXH motif-containing putative peptide modification protein, whose translation MLPFADRIFAENRGGELKTHASVKGFVGHDSSTSLLQYLSHRGGKLVFLPAFAAQGPAFTAASTDELPTALTTVTDSLLVDVESAFDLLKSFAPIYLDWVTKVVKYAVPLTPVSGRDVSHSSNMRPATIAFSANRNPAALAETLVHEASHQYCNILRRLGRLDDGTDPTVYHSPLRDTGRPIGKILVAYHAVANIFLWNRISMDAGAADIDHFHQNAVTLPRQLQVLDEALVATRSLTPLGKLLWEPLRARVLQAMS comes from the coding sequence GTGCTGCCATTTGCGGACCGTATCTTCGCAGAGAATAGGGGCGGAGAACTTAAGACGCATGCGTCGGTTAAAGGATTTGTTGGGCATGACAGCAGCACCTCACTGCTCCAGTACCTGAGTCACAGAGGTGGCAAACTAGTTTTCCTGCCCGCCTTCGCGGCACAGGGCCCAGCCTTCACTGCAGCTTCGACAGATGAATTGCCGACCGCTCTGACGACTGTCACAGATTCACTGCTCGTAGATGTCGAGTCCGCGTTCGATCTACTTAAATCTTTTGCACCTATCTATCTCGACTGGGTGACCAAGGTGGTTAAGTATGCCGTGCCGCTAACCCCTGTATCGGGACGGGATGTGAGCCACAGCAGTAACATGCGACCAGCAACGATCGCTTTCTCTGCAAATAGAAACCCTGCGGCGCTCGCCGAAACATTGGTGCACGAGGCATCTCATCAGTATTGCAACATCTTGAGACGTCTCGGGAGACTCGATGACGGTACCGACCCGACGGTATATCATTCCCCTCTAAGAGACACGGGCCGGCCCATCGGGAAAATCCTTGTTGCCTATCACGCAGTGGCCAATATTTTTTTGTGGAACCGTATTTCAATGGATGCTGGTGCCGCCGATATCGATCATTTTCACCAAAATGCCGTGACGCTTCCTCGGCAGCTCCAGGTTCTCGATGAAGCCTTGGTCGCAACGCGATCCCTAACCCCTCTGGGCAAGTTGCTGTGGGAGCCGCTTCGAGCGCGGGTCCTGCAGGCGATGTCGTAA
- a CDS encoding TniB family NTP-binding protein, with product MTTWQGWQEFVHTPPPVPPAPGDPPRSVEERLAYHSAFVTVRTPAIDTLAASIRTLLVLGRYQQTTARPSLIVTGPAAAGKTTALLHVGRTCHLAHTRHAPQPHRAADIQVPVAYVLVPPGATAKMLAAEFARYLGIPITARMTQTQITESVCHTYNQTGIRLVLIDEIHRVNPRTTTGAETADLIKDLTERIQATFVYAGIDVTQTPLFTGVRGAQLAGRASLIECGPLPARYGNRHPFTDTITDLENALDLERHRPGTLPRHATYLHQRTAGRIGSLTRLIRQAAITAIHDGTERITKTTLDAVQLDHHAETRHRPHPSRSAR from the coding sequence ATCACGACCTGGCAGGGCTGGCAGGAGTTCGTCCACACCCCGCCCCCGGTACCACCAGCGCCCGGTGATCCGCCACGGAGCGTCGAGGAGCGTCTGGCCTACCACTCCGCGTTCGTCACCGTCCGTACCCCCGCCATCGACACCCTCGCCGCCAGCATCCGCACCCTGCTGGTCCTCGGCCGGTACCAGCAGACCACCGCCCGGCCCTCCCTCATCGTCACCGGACCTGCCGCCGCGGGAAAGACCACAGCCCTCCTCCACGTCGGGCGCACATGCCACCTCGCCCACACCCGCCACGCACCCCAGCCACACAGAGCAGCCGATATCCAAGTACCCGTCGCGTACGTCCTCGTCCCGCCCGGAGCAACCGCCAAGATGCTCGCGGCGGAGTTCGCCCGCTACCTCGGCATCCCCATCACGGCCCGGATGACCCAGACCCAGATCACCGAAAGCGTCTGCCACACCTACAACCAGACCGGCATCCGCCTCGTCCTGATCGACGAAATCCACCGCGTCAACCCCCGCACCACCACCGGAGCCGAAACCGCCGACCTGATCAAAGACCTCACCGAACGCATCCAAGCGACCTTCGTGTACGCGGGCATCGACGTCACCCAGACACCCCTCTTCACCGGCGTCCGCGGCGCACAACTCGCAGGCAGGGCCTCACTCATCGAGTGCGGGCCCCTCCCCGCCCGCTACGGCAACCGGCACCCCTTCACCGACACCATCACCGACCTCGAAAACGCCCTCGACCTCGAACGACACCGACCCGGAACACTCCCCCGCCACGCCACCTACCTCCACCAACGCACCGCCGGCCGCATCGGAAGCCTCACCAGACTCATCCGCCAAGCCGCCATCACCGCCATCCATGACGGCACCGAACGCATCACCAAAACCACCCTCGACGCCGTCCAACTCGACCACCACGCCGAAACCAGACACCGCCCCCACCCCAGTCGATCAGCCCGCTGA
- a CDS encoding Helicase associated domain protein: protein MECFPGGRILVTVPTLDLLAQTAQAWRLVGHRAPMIAVCSLENDPVLNELGVRTTTNPVQLALWAGSGPVVVFATCASLVDREDNDAPEGQRKVRGPLEAALTGGERLYGQRTAGFDLAIVDEAHGTAGDLGRPWAAIHDNNRIPADFRLYLTATPRILAAARPQKGAGGQELEIASMADDPDGTYGAWIAELGLAEAIERGILAGFEIDVLEIRDPSPVLGESEEARRGRRLALLQAALLEHAAAYNLRTVMTFHQKVEEAAAFADKLPETAAELYDTDASDADLAAAAKLPKSAIRAEFYELEAGRHVPPDRVWSAWLCGDHLVTERREVLRQFANGIDANNRRVQRAFLASVRVLGEGVDITGERGVEAICFADTRGSQVEIVQNIGRALRLNKDGSTKVARIIVPVFLEPGKDPTDMVASASFKPLVAVLQGLRSHDDRLVEQLASRALTSGKHKVHVRRDEDGRIVGAGGEGEDQEDGADAAAESALLHFSSPRDAATIAAFLRTRVYRPESLVWLEGYQALIRWRAENGITGLYAVPYDTETEVGITKAFPLGRWVHQQRKALRAGELEDRRKTLLDAPEAGMVWEPGEEAWEAKLAVLRSYRRATGHLAPRQDAMWGEDEAMVPVGQHMANLRRKGAKNGLGKNEDTATTRAAQLTAIDKDWNCPWPLDWQRQYRVLADLVDADGQLPEIAPGVLMDGDDIGKWLHQQKQPATWARLLPEQQERLTVLGVQPDQAAPAPVPAAGRGVKGPSKAQQAFQRGLAALTQWVEREGAHRPVPRAHGEEIAVEGEAEPVIVKLGVWVSNTKSRRDKLTADQLAALAKLGVAWA from the coding sequence TTGGAGTGCTTCCCCGGCGGCCGGATCCTCGTCACCGTCCCCACCCTGGACCTGCTCGCGCAGACCGCCCAGGCGTGGCGCCTGGTGGGCCACCGGGCCCCGATGATCGCCGTCTGCTCGCTGGAGAACGACCCGGTCCTCAACGAGCTGGGCGTGCGCACGACGACCAACCCGGTTCAGCTTGCCCTGTGGGCCGGGTCCGGGCCCGTCGTTGTCTTCGCCACGTGCGCCTCCCTCGTGGACCGCGAAGACAACGACGCACCCGAGGGCCAGCGGAAGGTTCGCGGGCCCCTGGAGGCCGCCCTGACGGGCGGGGAGCGGCTGTACGGGCAGCGGACGGCGGGCTTCGACCTCGCGATCGTCGACGAGGCCCACGGCACCGCAGGCGACCTCGGACGGCCCTGGGCGGCCATCCACGACAACAACCGCATCCCCGCCGACTTCCGGCTCTACCTCACCGCCACCCCCCGCATCCTCGCAGCGGCACGCCCGCAGAAGGGCGCCGGCGGCCAGGAGCTGGAGATCGCGAGCATGGCCGACGACCCGGACGGCACCTACGGCGCCTGGATCGCCGAGCTGGGGCTCGCGGAGGCGATCGAGCGGGGGATTCTCGCCGGGTTCGAGATCGACGTGCTGGAGATCCGCGACCCGTCGCCTGTACTCGGAGAGTCCGAGGAGGCGCGGCGGGGCCGGCGTCTGGCGCTGCTGCAGGCCGCGCTCCTGGAGCACGCTGCGGCGTACAACCTGCGTACCGTCATGACCTTCCACCAGAAGGTGGAGGAAGCGGCCGCGTTCGCGGACAAGCTCCCGGAGACCGCTGCCGAGCTGTACGACACCGACGCCTCCGACGCCGACTTGGCGGCCGCGGCCAAGCTACCGAAGTCGGCAATCAGGGCCGAGTTCTACGAGCTGGAGGCCGGCCGCCACGTCCCACCGGACCGCGTCTGGTCGGCATGGCTGTGCGGCGACCACCTCGTCACTGAGCGACGCGAAGTCCTGCGCCAGTTCGCCAACGGCATCGACGCGAACAACCGACGCGTACAGCGGGCGTTCCTCGCCTCCGTACGCGTCCTGGGCGAGGGCGTCGACATCACCGGCGAGCGCGGGGTGGAAGCGATCTGCTTCGCCGACACCCGCGGCTCCCAAGTCGAAATCGTCCAGAACATCGGCCGCGCGCTCCGACTCAACAAGGACGGCTCCACGAAGGTCGCCAGGATCATCGTGCCGGTGTTCCTGGAGCCGGGCAAGGACCCGACCGACATGGTCGCCTCCGCGAGCTTCAAGCCGCTTGTAGCGGTCCTCCAGGGCCTCCGCAGTCATGACGACCGCCTCGTCGAGCAGCTCGCCTCCCGCGCCCTCACCAGCGGGAAGCACAAAGTTCACGTTCGCCGCGACGAGGACGGGCGGATCGTCGGCGCCGGCGGGGAAGGCGAGGACCAGGAAGACGGCGCCGACGCCGCCGCGGAGTCAGCCCTGCTCCACTTTTCCTCTCCCCGGGACGCCGCCACCATCGCCGCGTTCCTGCGCACCCGGGTCTACCGGCCCGAGTCCCTGGTTTGGCTGGAGGGATACCAGGCCCTGATCCGATGGCGGGCGGAGAACGGGATCACCGGCCTGTACGCCGTCCCGTACGACACCGAGACCGAAGTCGGCATCACCAAGGCGTTCCCGCTCGGGCGGTGGGTGCACCAGCAGCGCAAGGCCCTGCGCGCCGGGGAGCTCGAGGACCGGCGCAAGACGCTGCTGGACGCGCCGGAGGCCGGGATGGTGTGGGAGCCCGGCGAGGAGGCGTGGGAGGCCAAGCTCGCCGTGCTCCGGTCCTACCGGCGGGCCACCGGACACCTCGCACCCCGACAGGACGCCATGTGGGGCGAGGACGAGGCGATGGTCCCGGTCGGCCAGCACATGGCCAACCTCCGACGGAAGGGCGCGAAGAACGGTCTCGGCAAGAACGAGGACACCGCGACGACCCGCGCGGCGCAGCTGACCGCGATCGACAAGGACTGGAACTGCCCCTGGCCCCTGGACTGGCAACGGCAGTACCGCGTCCTGGCCGACCTGGTCGACGCCGACGGGCAGCTGCCCGAGATCGCCCCCGGCGTGCTCATGGACGGCGACGACATCGGCAAGTGGCTCCACCAGCAGAAGCAGCCGGCCACCTGGGCGCGGCTCCTGCCCGAACAGCAGGAACGGCTGACCGTGCTGGGCGTACAACCCGACCAGGCGGCGCCCGCTCCCGTCCCCGCGGCCGGTCGTGGGGTGAAGGGGCCGAGCAAGGCGCAGCAGGCGTTCCAGCGGGGCCTGGCCGCCCTCACGCAGTGGGTGGAGCGGGAAGGAGCCCACCGGCCGGTCCCCCGCGCCCACGGCGAGGAGATCGCGGTCGAGGGCGAGGCGGAGCCGGTGATCGTGAAGCTGGGCGTATGGGTCTCCAACACCAAGAGCCGCCGCGACAAGCTCACCGCCGACCAACTCGCCGCCCTCGCGAAGCTCGGCGTCGCCTGGGCGTGA